A window from Streptomyces sp. NBC_00271 encodes these proteins:
- a CDS encoding winged helix-turn-helix domain-containing protein: MATTRSFSSVATTSAPAPAPVPARHRLRAVHRDEVVDVADFLPPGATWLPAPPHTLPVLPGQPPMIGYLVLVPADQQPLLPVAVPDSPAPTDAAVGDDPLVRIDPVQRTAEVDGRPLDLTYLEFELLAHLVSHPHRVHTRDQLVTTVWGYGHVGDGRTVDVHVARLRRKLGAQHRQAIQTVRRVGYKYAPPTGR; this comes from the coding sequence ATGGCGACCACTCGTTCCTTCTCGTCCGTCGCGACCACGTCCGCACCGGCACCCGCCCCCGTCCCCGCGCGGCACCGACTCCGTGCCGTCCACCGGGACGAGGTGGTCGACGTCGCGGACTTCCTGCCGCCGGGCGCCACCTGGCTGCCCGCTCCCCCGCACACCCTCCCGGTGCTCCCCGGCCAGCCGCCGATGATCGGCTACCTGGTCCTCGTACCGGCCGACCAGCAGCCCCTGCTGCCGGTCGCCGTCCCGGACTCCCCGGCCCCCACCGACGCCGCCGTGGGCGACGACCCGCTCGTCCGCATCGACCCCGTGCAGCGCACCGCCGAGGTCGACGGGCGGCCGCTCGACCTCACCTACCTGGAGTTCGAGCTGCTCGCGCACCTCGTCTCGCATCCGCACCGGGTGCACACCCGCGACCAACTGGTCACCACCGTGTGGGGCTACGGGCACGTGGGCGACGGGCGGACCGTCGACGTCCACGTCGCGCGGTTGCGGCGCAAGCTGGGGGCGCAGCACCGGCAGGCGATCCAGACGGTACGGCGGGTGGGGTACAA